Proteins from one Vibrio pomeroyi genomic window:
- a CDS encoding glutaredoxin, with translation MKKPVKITLYRWAGSWGPFKVNIPCGECTLTKDILKDTFENELADVDVELEVKDWLSHWWEPLKLGSWHAPILVVEGKVVSQGEALNRGVLVQSVIKEWTKRDSLKGNIVYGKATCPFCVKAKKMLDEAGVEYTYHDVVKDSAALYRMIPEVKAHIGEKTPVTVPQIWLDGKYIGGADNLEAWMKENGLDSIPNNVVDLSNQSAS, from the coding sequence ATGAAGAAACCAGTCAAGATTACACTATACCGTTGGGCAGGCAGCTGGGGTCCATTTAAAGTAAACATCCCATGTGGAGAATGTACCCTTACCAAAGACATTCTTAAGGATACTTTTGAGAATGAATTGGCTGATGTTGATGTCGAACTAGAAGTGAAAGATTGGTTATCTCACTGGTGGGAACCGCTAAAACTTGGTTCTTGGCATGCGCCTATCCTTGTTGTTGAAGGCAAAGTTGTTAGCCAAGGTGAAGCACTCAATCGTGGTGTATTGGTTCAATCTGTAATCAAAGAGTGGACCAAACGAGACAGCCTAAAGGGCAATATTGTTTATGGTAAAGCGACCTGCCCATTCTGCGTGAAAGCTAAGAAAATGCTTGATGAAGCGGGTGTCGAATATACCTATCACGATGTCGTTAAAGACAGTGCCGCTCTGTATCGAATGATTCCAGAAGTGAAAGCACACATTGGTGAAAAAACACCAGTGACGGTTCCTCAGATCTGGCTTGATGGCAAATACATCGGCGGAGCAGACAACTTGGAAGCATGGATGAAAGAAAATGGTCTAGATTCCATTCCAAACAATGTGGTCGACTTATCCAATCAATCGGCAAGCTGA